A genomic segment from Nocardia cyriacigeorgica GUH-2 encodes:
- a CDS encoding helix-turn-helix transcriptional regulator, giving the protein MTDTPERLLRLLSLLQTPRAWPGSELAERLGVTGRTVRRDIDRLRELGYPVEATMGAAGGYRLVAGAAMPPLLVDDEEAVALAVGLRAAAGSAITGIEEASVRALAKLEQVLPAKLRRRVRVLGTALVPPSGEDPGVDVEVLTALAVAVTNTERVRFDYRDAAGASSARHAEPVGLVPSRRRWYLVGYDLDRDGWRMFRVDRVDRARPTGARFVPRTLPADDPAAYVAGRRTDWGTPVLRVRVTIDAPLHRVTGRLGDEPGQITAVDATTCRMDCDRDDSLEWLAQRLLALGVPFQVHEPTELRTCLREIAERAQEAIR; this is encoded by the coding sequence ATGACCGACACCCCTGAACGCCTGCTGCGGTTGCTGTCGCTGTTGCAGACCCCACGCGCCTGGCCGGGCAGCGAGCTGGCCGAGCGGCTCGGCGTCACCGGTCGCACGGTGCGCCGCGATATCGACCGGCTGCGCGAACTCGGCTATCCGGTCGAGGCCACCATGGGCGCGGCGGGCGGCTATCGGCTGGTCGCCGGCGCCGCCATGCCGCCACTGCTGGTCGACGACGAGGAGGCCGTCGCGCTCGCCGTCGGGCTGCGCGCCGCCGCCGGTTCGGCGATCACCGGGATCGAGGAGGCGTCGGTGCGCGCGCTGGCCAAACTCGAGCAGGTGCTGCCGGCGAAACTGCGGCGGCGGGTGCGGGTGCTCGGCACCGCGCTGGTGCCGCCGTCGGGCGAGGATCCCGGCGTCGACGTGGAGGTGCTGACCGCGCTGGCCGTCGCGGTGACCAATACCGAGCGGGTGCGCTTCGACTACCGCGACGCAGCGGGCGCATCGAGTGCACGTCATGCCGAGCCGGTGGGGCTGGTCCCGTCCCGGCGGCGCTGGTACCTGGTCGGCTACGACCTCGATCGCGACGGGTGGCGCATGTTCCGCGTCGACCGGGTGGACCGCGCCCGCCCGACCGGCGCCCGTTTCGTCCCGCGCACCCTGCCCGCCGACGATCCGGCCGCCTACGTCGCCGGTCGCCGCACCGATTGGGGTACCCCGGTGCTACGCGTCCGGGTCACCATCGACGCACCCCTGCACCGGGTCACCGGCCGCCTCGGTGACGAGCCGGGCCAGATCACCGCAGTCGACGCCACCACCTGCCGGATGGATTGCGACCGCGACGACTCCCTCGAATGGCTGGCCCAGCGGCTGCTCGCCCTGGGTGTGCCGTTCCAGGTGCACGAACCGACGGAGCTCAGGACTTGTCTGCGCGAGATCGCCGAGCGAGCCCAGGAGGCGATTCGCTAA